Below is a genomic region from Acidobacteriota bacterium.
TTCGCTGAGCAGAATTTTTGCGCCGCTGCCTTGATGACGGAATTTTTTGACATACGAAGCGATGCTCTTTTCCAAGATGTTATCGCCAAGCACGACACAAATCGGTTGCCCGTCGGCGAACTCTTCGGCAAGCGACAGGGCATCGGCAATGCCGCCTTCGCCTTCCTGATAGGCATAGTTGAGATGGCGCAAACCAAACTCCGCGCCATTGCGAAGCAACTTCAAAAAATCCCCGGCGCTATTGCCGCCCGTCACAACTAGAATTTCATTGATGCCCGCATCAACCAAGGTTTGAATTGGATAATAAACCATCGGCTGATCATAAATCGGCAGAAGGTGTTTATTGGTGATACGGGTCAAGGGTAGTAATCTGCTGCCGAGTCCGCCAGCAAGAACAATGCCTTTCATTCATAAACCTCTCAATTTAAATTGAAAAAGTGAACAGGTGACAGGTTACAGGGAACAGGATTCAGATGACAAGGCATCACGAAGACTTAAAAATTTTTCAGGCAAGATGTGTTTGCCAGTAAGATTGTCTGTCCCTGTAACCTGTCACCTCTCCTGTGATAGACTCGGCGCATTCTAAATAACTTTCAGGGGGGAAAACGTGGAAGGCTTGTTACAGGGAAAGACTGCAATTATTACCGGAGCCGGTCGCGGCATCGGTCGGGCGACGGCAGAACTCTTTGTGCGGCACGGGGCGCGCGTGGTCATCAGTGATATTGATCAATCGCCGCTTGATGACACGGTTAATGATATTTTGAATGCGGGCGGTGAAGCCACAGGCGTACAGGGTGACGTAACCGACAAAGCCTTTGCCGGTAAAATTGTCGGTGCCGCGATTGAAAATTTCGGTGGCATTGACATTATCGTCAATAACGCGGGCTATACCTGGGACGGCGTGATTCACAAAATGAGCGATGAGCAATGGGATGCGATTATCGCAGTGCATTTGACTGCGCCATTTCGCATCATTCGCGCCGCTGCGGATTTTTTGCGCGAAACCGCTAAACGTGAAAAAGCTGAACGCGGCGCGGCGCAGGCGCGCAAAATCGTCAACATCAGTTCGACTTCGGGCACACGCGGCAACCCCGGACAGGCGAATTATGCTTCGGGCAAAGCCGGTGTCATCGGGCTTACGAAAACGCTTGCCAGAGAGTGGGGACAATTCAATATTCAAGTGAATGCCGTCGCTTTCGGACGCATTGATACGCGACTCACGCAAGCCAAAGAGAAAGAGGAAAAGATCGTTCGTGAAGGGGTGGAAATCGCTATCGGTATTCCCGAAGACCGCTTGAAAATGACGACGCCGATGATTCCGATGGGACGCGGCGGCACGCCGGAAGAAGCCGCAGGCGCAATCTTCTATTTCGCTTCACCGTTTTCAAATTATGTTTCCGGTCAGGTGTTGGAAGTCGCCGGCGGACTTTAGATTTCCGGTAAGGAGTGAACAGCGTTGTCACCGCTAAATTCTCAGATGCCAGTCAAAACTGCGAACGAACTCTGTTTTAAAGATGCGGTTGATTTGGCGCGGCTGATTCGGCAAAAAGAGATTTCCGCCGTTGAATTGATGACCGCGTTTATTGAGCAAATCAATCGCCTCAACCCGCAGGTTAATGCCATCTGCACCTTCATCGGCGAAGAAGCCGCGATGCGTCTGGCTAAAGACGCCGATGCGCGCC
It encodes:
- a CDS encoding sugar phosphate nucleotidyltransferase; this encodes MKGIVLAGGLGSRLLPLTRITNKHLLPIYDQPMVYYPIQTLVDAGINEILVVTGGNSAGDFLKLLRNGAEFGLRHLNYAYQEGEGGIADALSLAEEFADGQPICVVLGDNILEKSIASYVKKFRHQGSGAKILLSEVHDPQRFGVPVFDGDKIVRIEEKPSEPKSPFAIIGVYMYDNRVFDIIKTLVPSGRGELEITDVNNAYIEAGDISWDVIDGWWTDAGTFESLLHASNLVAELRKNQQQQKSLTAS
- a CDS encoding SDR family oxidoreductase — encoded protein: MEGLLQGKTAIITGAGRGIGRATAELFVRHGARVVISDIDQSPLDDTVNDILNAGGEATGVQGDVTDKAFAGKIVGAAIENFGGIDIIVNNAGYTWDGVIHKMSDEQWDAIIAVHLTAPFRIIRAAADFLRETAKREKAERGAAQARKIVNISSTSGTRGNPGQANYASGKAGVIGLTKTLAREWGQFNIQVNAVAFGRIDTRLTQAKEKEEKIVREGVEIAIGIPEDRLKMTTPMIPMGRGGTPEEAAGAIFYFASPFSNYVSGQVLEVAGGL